Proteins encoded in a region of the Vitis riparia cultivar Riparia Gloire de Montpellier isolate 1030 chromosome 7, EGFV_Vit.rip_1.0, whole genome shotgun sequence genome:
- the LOC117917333 gene encoding cinnamyl alcohol dehydrogenase 1-like: MPLKNCMQGCNHGPFHEYKTQTPQGLHHSFSFSFCLFFYLFTLFGVWCHLILRPKKMEGRRVVGWAARDASGLLSPYSFTLRKTGPEDVVIKVLYCGMDHTDLHQMRNEVHSTNYPLVPGHEVVGEVVELGSEVKKYRVGDMVGVGCIVGSCGRCLSCNSNIEQYCNNRIFTYNGIYKDGRPTQGGFCSAMIVHQKFVVRIPEKLSPEQAAPLLCAGVTAYSPLRQFMGSGKVLNAGILGLGGVGHLGVKIAKAMGHHVTVISSSDKKREEALQHLGADAFLVSSNAAEMEEAANNLDYILDTVPALHPLQSYLSLLKVDGKLFLVGVSPKPLQFDATDLILGKKNITGSFIGSMEETQEILDFWAEKNLTSMIEIVKMDYVNKAFERMERSDVRYRFVVDVAGSNLE; encoded by the exons ATGCCATTAAAAAATTGCATGCAAGGTTGTAACCATGGACCCTTTCATGAATATAAAACCCAAACCCCCCAAGGACTACACCACAGCTTCAGCTTCAGCttctgcctttttttttatctcttcactCTGTTCGGTGTTTGGTGTCACTTGATTTTGAGGCCTAAGAAGATGGAGGGAAGAAGGGTTGTTGGCTGGGCTGCTAGGGATGCTTCTGGGCTTCTCTCTCCTTATTCATTCACTCTCAG AAAAACAGGTCCTGAAGACGTGGTGATCAAGGTGCTCTACTGTGGAATGGACCACACGGATCTTCATCAGATGAGGAACGAAGTACACTCCACTAATTACCCTTTGGTCCCAGG GCATGAAGTAGTGGGGGAAGTGGTGGAGTTGGGTTCAGAAGTAAAGAAATACAGAGTTGGGGACATGGTAGGAGTTGGATGCATAGTTGGGTCTTGTGGGAGATGCCTCTCTTGTAATTCCAACATAGAGCAATACTGCAATAACAGAATCTTCACCTACAATGGTATCTACAAAGACGGAAGACCAACTCAAGGAGGGTTCTGTTCTGCCATGATTGTTCATCAAAA GTTTGTTGTGAGGATTCCAGAAAAGCTTTCACCGGAGCAAGCTGCACCACTGCTGTGTGCTGGGGTGACGGCTTACAGTCCCTTAAGACAGTTCATGGGGTCCGGTAAGGTTCTCAATGCAGGAATTTTGGGTTTGGGGGGAGTTGGTCATCTGGGTGTTAAAATAGCGAAGGCAATGGGGCATCATGTGACTGTGATCAGCTCTTCTGATAAGAAAAGGGAGGAGGCTTTGCAGCACTTGGGAGCGGATGCTTTCCTAGTGAGCTCCAATGCGGCTGAGATGGAAGAAGCTGCAAACAATCTTGACTATATTCTTGACACCGTGCCGGCTTTGCACCCTTTGCAGTCTTATCTTTCACTTCTTAAAGTTGATGGGAAGCTATTCTTGGTTGGAGTATCTCCAAAACCACTGCAATTTGATGCAACCGATTTGATTCTAG GGAAGAAGAATATTACTGGAAGTTTCATTGGAAGCATGGAAGAGACTCAAGAAATATTAGACTTCTGGGCTGAGAAGAATTTGACTTCAATGATAGAGATAGTGAAGATGGACTACGTGAACAAGGCATttgaaagaatggaaagaaGCGATGTCAGGTATCGGTTTGTGGTGGATGTAGCTGGTAGCAACCTTGAATGA